One window of Hylemonella gracilis genomic DNA carries:
- a CDS encoding PLP-dependent aminotransferase family protein: protein MDTPPLYRQLAAHYLDAIRAGALQPGDKLPSLRSLMRQHDISLSTALQLCRNMESEGWVEARDRSGYFVKRPRRLAIAAMDEPATDVAPDPAQYVGIHSKVSDFVARRRQGEVRIDFSSARGAPELYPGEALRAAMMRLLRQKPALLTTATPSRSLNPLREAAARRGLRVGMTLSPQEVLTTNGCIEALNLALRAVAQPGDTVAVESPTFYGLLQVLESLGMRALEIPTSPQTGLSIEALEMALGAYDNIKAVVTVPHLQNPLGSVMPDAHKERLVALCERHGIALIEDDTYSELLDTDTPPRAIKSWDRTGNVIHCASLHKILAPGMRLGWISAGRWQSRVEMLKFTQSRSNEELSQGAVGDYMNTGDYDRHLRRLRERLRQQREQTADAIAAHFPSGTRLNYPPGGLQLWVELPERLSSMTVFDRALRERIFVAPGTLFSNSSRFDHYLRINCGWPITEPIQAALRRLGAIVGECAAVPRKVA from the coding sequence ATGGACACCCCGCCGCTCTACCGCCAACTCGCCGCGCATTACCTCGACGCGATCCGTGCCGGGGCGCTCCAGCCGGGCGACAAGCTGCCCTCGCTGCGCAGCCTGATGCGCCAGCACGACATCAGCCTGTCCACCGCGCTGCAGCTCTGCCGGAACATGGAAAGCGAAGGCTGGGTTGAGGCGCGCGACCGCTCGGGTTACTTCGTGAAGCGCCCGCGCCGCCTGGCCATCGCCGCGATGGACGAGCCCGCCACCGACGTCGCGCCCGACCCGGCCCAGTACGTCGGCATCCACTCGAAAGTCTCGGACTTCGTCGCGCGCCGCCGCCAGGGCGAAGTGCGCATCGATTTCTCCAGCGCGCGTGGCGCGCCCGAGCTCTACCCCGGCGAGGCCTTGCGCGCGGCCATGATGCGGCTGCTGCGCCAGAAGCCCGCGCTGCTGACCACCGCTACCCCTTCGCGCAGCCTCAACCCGTTGCGGGAAGCCGCCGCGCGGCGTGGCCTGCGCGTGGGCATGACGCTCTCGCCCCAGGAGGTGCTGACCACCAACGGCTGCATCGAGGCGCTCAACCTCGCCCTGCGTGCGGTGGCGCAGCCGGGCGACACCGTCGCGGTTGAGTCGCCGACCTTCTATGGCCTGCTGCAAGTGCTGGAAAGCCTGGGCATGCGCGCGCTCGAAATCCCCACCAGCCCGCAGACAGGGCTTTCCATCGAAGCGCTGGAGATGGCGCTGGGCGCCTACGACAACATCAAGGCCGTCGTCACCGTGCCGCACCTGCAGAACCCGCTGGGCAGCGTGATGCCTGACGCGCACAAGGAGCGGCTGGTGGCGCTGTGCGAACGCCATGGCATCGCGCTCATCGAGGACGACACCTACAGCGAATTGCTGGACACGGACACCCCGCCACGCGCGATCAAGTCCTGGGACCGCACGGGTAATGTCATCCATTGCGCCTCGCTGCACAAAATCCTCGCGCCGGGCATGCGGCTGGGCTGGATCTCGGCCGGGCGCTGGCAGAGCCGGGTGGAGATGCTCAAGTTCACCCAGTCCCGCAGCAACGAAGAACTGTCGCAAGGGGCCGTGGGCGACTACATGAACACCGGTGATTACGACCGGCATCTGCGTCGCTTGCGTGAGCGCCTTCGGCAGCAGCGCGAACAGACCGCCGACGCGATCGCGGCGCATTTTCCGTCGGGCACGCGCTTGAACTATCCGCCGGGGGGCTTGCAACTGTGGGTGGAGCTGCCTGAGCGTCTTTCGTCGATGACGGTGTTCGACCGGGCGCTGCGTGAGAGGATCTTCGTCGCGCCGGGGACCTTGTTCTCAAACTCCTCGCGCTTTGACCACTACCTGCGCATCAACTGCGGCTGGCCGATCACCGAGCCTATCCAAGCGGCGCTGCGGCGGCTGGGGGCGATCGTGGGGGAATGCGCTGCGGTGCCGCGCAAGGTAGCGTAA
- a CDS encoding ABC transporter ATP-binding protein, with product MSDKKQNEVLLQVSGLTVAYGGIQAVKGVDFEVRRGELVSLIGSNGAGKTSTMKAITGGLPCGGTISYMGKSIRGQGPWDLVRQGLAMVPEGRGIFTRMTIAENLLMGAYVHDDKDRIGADLERMYALFPRLKERHQQLAGTLSGGEQQMLAMGRALMSRPQVLLLDEPSMGLSPIMVDKIFEVVNEVSSQGVTVLLVEQNASRALSIADRGYVMESGLISLSGPADQLLHDPAVRAAYLGEG from the coding sequence ATGAGCGACAAGAAACAAAACGAAGTACTGCTGCAAGTCAGCGGCCTGACCGTGGCTTACGGCGGCATCCAGGCCGTCAAGGGCGTGGATTTCGAGGTGCGGCGCGGCGAACTGGTCAGCCTGATTGGTTCCAACGGCGCGGGCAAGACCAGCACCATGAAGGCCATCACCGGCGGCCTGCCCTGCGGCGGCACCATCAGCTACATGGGCAAGAGCATCCGCGGCCAGGGCCCCTGGGATCTGGTGCGCCAGGGCCTGGCCATGGTGCCGGAAGGTCGGGGCATCTTCACGCGCATGACCATCGCCGAGAACCTGCTGATGGGCGCCTATGTGCACGACGACAAGGACCGCATCGGCGCTGATCTGGAGCGCATGTACGCCCTGTTCCCGCGCCTGAAGGAACGCCATCAGCAGCTCGCCGGCACCCTCTCCGGCGGCGAACAGCAGATGCTGGCCATGGGTCGCGCGCTGATGAGCCGCCCGCAGGTACTGCTGCTGGACGAGCCCTCCATGGGCCTGTCGCCCATCATGGTGGACAAGATCTTCGAGGTGGTGAACGAGGTGTCCAGCCAGGGCGTCACGGTGCTGCTGGTTGAACAGAACGCCAGCCGTGCCCTGTCCATCGCAGACCGTGGCTATGTCATGGAAAGCGGCTTGATCAGCCTGTCCGGCCCCGCCGACCAACTGCTGCACGACCCTGCGGTGCGCGCGGCTTATTTGGGCGAAGGTTGA
- a CDS encoding ABC transporter ATP-binding protein has protein sequence MSQNKETLLYVNGVSKRFGGLQALNDVSLMIERGQVYGLIGPNGAGKTTFFNVITGLYTPDSGEFVLGGQSYKPTAVHEVAKAGIARTFQNIRLFADMTALENVMVGRHIRSRSGLLGAILRSKSFKQEEAAIAKRAQELLDYVGIGQFADYKARTLSYGDQRRLEIARALATEPKLLALDEPAAGMNATEKVELRTLIERISKDGVTVLLIEHDVKLVMGLCDRVTVLDYGRRIAEGTPAEVQRNEKVIEAYLGHGGAKTAAEATAA, from the coding sequence ATGAGCCAGAACAAGGAAACCCTGCTGTACGTCAATGGCGTGTCCAAGCGTTTCGGCGGCCTGCAAGCCCTGAACGACGTGAGCCTGATGATCGAGCGCGGCCAAGTCTACGGCCTGATCGGCCCTAACGGCGCAGGCAAGACGACCTTCTTCAACGTGATCACCGGCCTGTACACGCCCGACAGCGGCGAGTTCGTGCTGGGCGGCCAGTCGTACAAGCCCACGGCGGTGCACGAAGTCGCCAAGGCGGGCATCGCGCGCACCTTCCAGAACATCCGACTCTTCGCCGACATGACGGCGCTGGAGAACGTGATGGTCGGTCGCCACATCCGCTCGCGTTCGGGTCTGCTGGGCGCCATCCTGCGTTCCAAGAGCTTCAAGCAGGAAGAAGCCGCCATCGCCAAACGCGCGCAGGAACTGCTGGACTACGTTGGCATCGGCCAGTTCGCCGACTACAAGGCCCGCACGCTCTCCTACGGTGACCAGCGCCGCCTGGAAATCGCCCGCGCCCTGGCCACGGAGCCCAAGCTGCTGGCCCTGGACGAACCCGCCGCAGGCATGAACGCCACCGAGAAGGTGGAACTGCGCACCCTGATTGAGCGCATCAGCAAGGACGGCGTCACCGTGTTGCTGATCGAACACGACGTGAAGCTCGTCATGGGTCTGTGCGACCGCGTGACCGTGCTCGACTACGGCCGCCGCATCGCCGAAGGCACGCCCGCCGAAGTGCAGAGGAACGAAAAAGTGATCGAGGCCTATCTGGGCCACGGCGGCGCCAAGACGGCCGCCGAAGCCACCGCCGCATAA
- a CDS encoding branched-chain amino acid ABC transporter permease, giving the protein MNFSQMTTRQRLLGILLAAVGLLVLPILLQGFGSAWVRIADMALLFVLLALGLNIVVGYAGLLDLGFVAFFAVGAYMFGLLASPHLSDSFPAFAAMFPNGVHMPLWVAIPLGAAIAGIFGILLGAPTLKLRGDYLAIVTLGFGEIIRVFMNNLDHPYNITNGPKGISQIDPIHFFGFSLGQRWDFFGYTVTPVVMYYYLFLALVLVSVVICHRLELSRIGRAWMAIREDETAAKAMGINTRNMKLLAFAMGATFGGVSGAMFAAFQGFISPESFSLMESIMIVAMVVLGGIGHLPGVVLGAVLLASLPEMLRYVAGPLQAITDGRLDSSILRQLLIALAMIIIMLLRPRGLWPSPEHGKSRKTAEGKNKASAQGSAA; this is encoded by the coding sequence ATGAATTTCTCCCAAATGACTACCCGGCAGCGCCTCCTCGGCATCCTGCTGGCGGCCGTGGGCCTGCTGGTGCTGCCCATCCTGTTGCAAGGCTTCGGCAGCGCGTGGGTGCGCATCGCCGACATGGCCCTGCTGTTCGTGCTGCTGGCCCTGGGCCTGAACATCGTGGTTGGCTACGCCGGCCTGCTGGACCTGGGTTTCGTCGCCTTCTTCGCGGTCGGCGCCTACATGTTCGGCCTATTGGCCTCGCCGCACCTGTCCGACAGCTTCCCCGCATTCGCGGCCATGTTCCCCAACGGCGTGCACATGCCGCTGTGGGTGGCCATCCCACTGGGAGCGGCGATCGCAGGCATCTTCGGCATCCTGCTGGGCGCGCCCACCTTGAAGCTGCGCGGCGACTACCTCGCCATCGTGACGCTGGGTTTCGGCGAAATCATCCGGGTGTTCATGAACAACCTGGACCATCCCTACAACATCACCAACGGCCCCAAGGGCATCAGCCAGATCGACCCGATCCACTTCTTCGGCTTCAGCCTGGGACAGCGCTGGGATTTCTTCGGCTACACCGTGACGCCCGTCGTCATGTACTACTACCTGTTCCTCGCGCTGGTGCTGGTGAGCGTCGTCATCTGCCACCGCCTGGAACTGTCGCGCATCGGCCGCGCCTGGATGGCTATCCGCGAGGATGAAACCGCCGCCAAGGCCATGGGCATCAACACCCGCAACATGAAGCTGCTGGCTTTCGCCATGGGCGCCACCTTCGGGGGTGTCTCCGGCGCCATGTTCGCGGCCTTCCAGGGCTTCATCTCGCCCGAATCGTTCAGCCTGATGGAGTCGATCATGATCGTCGCCATGGTGGTGCTGGGCGGCATCGGCCACCTCCCCGGCGTGGTGCTGGGCGCGGTGCTGCTGGCCTCCCTGCCCGAGATGCTGCGCTACGTCGCCGGACCGCTGCAGGCGATCACGGATGGCCGCCTGGATTCGTCCATCCTGCGCCAGCTGCTGATCGCCCTGGCCATGATCATCATCATGCTGTTGCGCCCGCGTGGCCTGTGGCCCTCACCGGAACACGGCAAATCCCGCAAGACAGCGGAAGGCAAGAACAAGGCATCGGCCCAGGGGAGCGCAGCATGA
- a CDS encoding branched-chain amino acid ABC transporter permease, with product MDIFFQQIINGLVLGSMYALVALGYTMVYGIIGLINFAHGEVLMVGALVSWTVIGFIQPLLPPWLVLLVALVVACLVAAALNYTIERVAYRPLRNSPRLAPLITAIGMSILLQTLAMIIWKPNYKSYPTLLPSEPISLGGASITPTQIMILVVTALTLAGLMWLVHGTKLGRAMRATAENQRVAALMGVKPNNVISATFVIGAMLAALAGVMWASNYGTVQHAMGFIPGIKAFTAAVLGGIGNLAGAVVGGILLGLIESIGAGYIGDLTGGVLGSHYVDIFAFAVLIVVLTLRPSGLLGERIADRA from the coding sequence ATGGACATTTTCTTTCAACAGATCATCAACGGACTGGTGCTGGGCAGCATGTATGCCCTCGTCGCCCTGGGTTACACCATGGTGTACGGCATCATCGGCCTCATCAACTTCGCCCACGGCGAAGTGCTGATGGTGGGCGCTCTCGTGAGCTGGACGGTCATCGGCTTCATCCAGCCCCTGCTACCACCTTGGCTGGTGCTGCTGGTGGCACTGGTCGTCGCCTGCCTGGTCGCCGCAGCCCTCAACTACACCATCGAGCGCGTGGCCTACCGGCCGCTGCGCAACAGCCCGCGCCTCGCGCCACTGATCACCGCCATCGGCATGTCCATCTTGCTGCAGACGCTGGCCATGATCATCTGGAAGCCGAACTACAAGTCCTACCCCACCCTGCTACCGAGCGAGCCGATTTCACTGGGCGGCGCAAGCATCACCCCCACCCAGATCATGATCCTCGTCGTCACGGCCTTGACGCTGGCGGGCTTGATGTGGCTGGTGCACGGCACCAAGCTGGGCCGGGCGATGCGCGCCACGGCGGAAAACCAGCGCGTGGCCGCGCTCATGGGCGTGAAACCCAATAACGTGATTTCCGCCACCTTCGTGATCGGCGCCATGCTCGCGGCGCTGGCCGGCGTGATGTGGGCCAGCAACTACGGCACCGTGCAGCACGCCATGGGGTTCATCCCCGGTATCAAGGCCTTCACGGCTGCGGTGCTTGGCGGCATTGGCAACCTGGCGGGCGCCGTCGTCGGCGGCATCCTGCTGGGGCTGATCGAATCCATCGGCGCGGGTTACATCGGTGATCTCACGGGGGGCGTGCTGGGCAGCCACTACGTGGACATCTTCGCCTTCGCCGTGCTCATCGTCGTGCTCACGCTGCGTCCCTCCGGCCTGCTGGGTGAACGCATCGCGGACCGTGCCTGA
- a CDS encoding replication-associated recombination protein A, translating into MPKAPPSPPHQPLAERLRPHTLGEVIGQQHLLGEGMPLRIAFESGQPHSCILWGPPGTGKTTIARLMANAFGAQFISISAVLGGVKDIREAVDLAEAARDGLQQQRTIVFVDEVHRFNKSQQDAFLPHVESGLFTFIGATTENPSFEVNSALLSRAAVYVLQALTEDDLKHIVGRARGIDAVPPLEDAALERLIAYADGDARRLLNTLETLNVAARQQKQEQITDGWLLKVLGERMRRYDKGGEQFYDTISALHKSVRGSDPDAALYWFVRMLDGGADPRYMARRFVRMAAEDIGLADPRALRLALDAAEVYERLGSPEGELALAEAVIYLAMAPKSNAVYKAYNAARAFIKKDGTRPVPMHLRNAPTKLMKELDYGKGYRYAHDEEEAFAAGEQYLPDGMAQPGFYQPVERGLEIKIAEKLRQLRALNEQSAQRR; encoded by the coding sequence ATGCCCAAAGCGCCCCCGAGTCCGCCGCACCAGCCCCTGGCCGAACGCCTGCGCCCGCACACCCTGGGCGAGGTGATCGGCCAGCAGCACCTGCTGGGCGAGGGCATGCCACTGCGCATCGCTTTCGAATCAGGTCAGCCGCACAGCTGCATCCTCTGGGGACCGCCGGGCACGGGAAAGACAACCATTGCTCGGCTGATGGCCAACGCCTTCGGCGCGCAGTTCATCAGCATCAGCGCGGTGCTCGGCGGGGTGAAGGACATCCGCGAGGCGGTGGACCTGGCCGAAGCCGCGCGCGATGGCCTGCAACAGCAGCGCACCATCGTCTTCGTCGACGAAGTGCACCGCTTCAACAAAAGCCAGCAGGACGCCTTCTTGCCGCACGTGGAAAGCGGGCTGTTCACCTTCATCGGGGCAACGACAGAAAATCCCTCCTTCGAAGTCAACTCCGCCCTGCTGTCGCGCGCGGCCGTCTACGTGCTGCAGGCGCTGACCGAGGACGATTTGAAGCACATCGTGGGACGCGCACGAGGCATTGACGCCGTGCCCCCCCTGGAGGACGCGGCGCTGGAACGCCTGATCGCTTACGCCGATGGCGACGCGCGCCGCCTGTTGAACACGCTCGAAACCCTGAACGTCGCGGCCCGGCAGCAGAAACAGGAGCAGATCACCGATGGCTGGCTGCTCAAGGTGCTGGGCGAGCGCATGCGTCGCTACGACAAGGGCGGCGAGCAGTTCTACGACACCATCAGCGCCCTGCACAAAAGCGTGCGCGGCAGCGATCCGGACGCCGCGCTCTACTGGTTCGTGCGCATGCTGGATGGCGGTGCAGACCCTCGCTACATGGCCCGGCGCTTCGTGCGCATGGCGGCGGAGGACATTGGCCTGGCGGACCCACGCGCCCTGCGGCTGGCGCTGGACGCGGCGGAAGTCTATGAACGCCTGGGATCGCCCGAAGGTGAACTGGCCCTGGCCGAAGCGGTGATCTACCTCGCCATGGCACCCAAGAGCAACGCGGTCTACAAGGCCTACAACGCCGCGCGTGCCTTCATCAAGAAGGACGGCACCCGGCCCGTGCCCATGCATCTGCGCAATGCGCCTACGAAACTCATGAAGGAACTGGACTACGGCAAGGGTTATCGCTATGCCCACGACGAGGAAGAGGCCTTCGCCGCCGGAGAACAGTATTTGCCTGACGGCATGGCGCAGCCGGGTTTCTATCAGCCAGTGGAGCGCGGTTTGGAGATTAAAATCGCGGAAAAGCTGCGCCAGTTACGCGCGCTGAACGAGCAGAGCGCTCAGCGCCGCTGA
- a CDS encoding GrpB family protein has protein sequence MNEQQSLRAAIHEEVRLFPHDPAWPQAYAAERLRLLSVLPGVFIDVQHVGSTAVPGLAAKPIIDILASVTSMAVAESVIAPLCAVGYTTSAEYNATLSDRKWLMRWADGRRTHHLHVAVHDGPVWREWLRFRDALRAQPALAARYAEWKADCAGKHPRDREAYTQAKAEFIRAVTKTLAVSHPSQEHPHDRS, from the coding sequence ATGAACGAGCAGCAATCACTGCGAGCGGCCATCCACGAGGAAGTGCGGCTGTTTCCCCACGATCCCGCATGGCCCCAAGCCTATGCCGCCGAGCGGCTGCGCCTGCTCTCGGTGCTGCCCGGCGTGTTCATTGACGTGCAGCACGTTGGCAGCACCGCGGTGCCGGGCCTGGCGGCCAAGCCCATCATCGACATCCTGGCTAGCGTGACTTCCATGGCGGTGGCGGAGTCTGTCATCGCCCCGCTGTGCGCCGTGGGGTACACCACCTCGGCCGAGTACAACGCAACGCTGAGCGACCGCAAATGGCTGATGCGTTGGGCGGACGGGCGCCGCACGCACCATCTCCATGTGGCGGTCCACGATGGACCGGTCTGGCGTGAGTGGCTGCGCTTTCGGGACGCGCTGCGTGCCCAACCCGCGCTCGCGGCCCGTTACGCCGAGTGGAAGGCCGACTGCGCCGGAAAGCATCCGAGAGACCGGGAGGCGTACACCCAGGCCAAGGCGGAGTTCATCCGCGCAGTGACAAAAACCCTTGCCGTCTCACATCCGAGTCAGGAGCATCCCCATGACCGAAGCTGA
- a CDS encoding DUF6632 domain-containing protein, with protein sequence MTEADRLKVLAFALRAIGAFAIFGFYPLTVIWPSGWVWHSGQSEYLVMIMALYATLGIFLIIAARSPKDHLSLISFAIWSSIVHGGVMAAQSLSESRHVHHLYGDVLVLFVAAAVLAYLCPQALMWRFASRSASSSNGRDADE encoded by the coding sequence ATGACCGAAGCTGACCGTCTCAAAGTCCTTGCATTCGCACTGCGGGCCATCGGCGCCTTTGCCATTTTTGGCTTCTATCCCTTGACGGTGATCTGGCCTTCCGGCTGGGTCTGGCACAGCGGACAGTCGGAGTATTTGGTGATGATCATGGCGCTTTACGCCACCTTGGGGATTTTCCTGATCATCGCGGCACGCAGTCCGAAAGATCACCTGAGCCTGATCTCATTCGCCATCTGGTCGAGCATCGTGCACGGTGGCGTCATGGCGGCGCAATCGTTGTCGGAGTCGCGACATGTCCATCACCTCTATGGCGACGTGCTGGTGCTGTTCGTTGCCGCCGCGGTGCTCGCCTACCTCTGCCCACAAGCGCTGATGTGGCGCTTTGCGTCTCGAAGTGCGTCCTCTTCGAACGGACGTGATGCGGATGAGTGA
- the ppc gene encoding phosphoenolpyruvate carboxylase, which translates to MHKPRDEEQPLIEDTRLLGRVLGDVIRDQEGTSAYELIEQIRRLSVAFRLDADAEAGQQLNRLLKRLSDEQTVSVIRAFTYFSHLVNLAEDRHQIRLHAGHERAGETEEDSIAAALTRLHGAGIAKSEIADTLAQSYLSPVLTAHPTEVQRKSILDAERAIAHLLAQRDEIKARAAGVDPRRDKLTPRELAANEALLRARVLQLWQTRLVRGSKLAVADEIDNALSYYEPTFLREIPAIYAQLEEALDAPVHDFLRMGHWIGGDRDGNPNVTAQTMEQALARQSEVAVRHYLHEVHLLGMELSVSERLVGCSPALRALADASPDQSAHRQDEPYRRALVHIYARLAATLRADADAEAPHMALAPRPLYASADELLADLRTIDNSLNERHGGPLAQTRLRPLIRAVQVFGLHLATLDLRQSSDKHEEVITELLRVARIEPHYAALTEGAKRSLLLRLLNEARPLRVVGARYSDWTQSELAVFETARALRERYGQEAIRHYIISHTETVSDLLEVLLLQKEVGLLQGTQSGTLDDVHCVAGLITVPLFETIEDLRNAAPIMRDYYALPGITALVERGGEQDIMLGYSDSNKDGGIFTSNWELYRAETELAALFDGLPHVKMRLFHGRGGTVGRGGGPSYQAILAQPPGTVRGQIRLTEQGEVIASKYANPFIGRRNLETLVAATLEATLLQPTEAAAPAWLRAAEELSHASMAAYRKLVYETPGFADYFFSATPIREIAELNIGSRPTSRKATQKIEDLRAIPWGFSWGQSRINLPGWYGFGLAVSSFLDAEGSSARKTRLALLRKMAREWPFLRTLLSNMDMALAKSDLALGSRYAGLVDAPLRRKIYAQIEAEWLRTTEALSLLTGDKERLAGNPALQRSIQHRLPYIDPLHHLQVELMRRHRAGKADDPHTLDRLRRGIHISINGIAAGLRNTG; encoded by the coding sequence ATGCACAAACCACGAGACGAAGAGCAGCCCCTGATCGAAGATACGCGCCTGCTCGGTCGCGTGCTGGGGGATGTGATCCGGGACCAGGAAGGCACCAGCGCCTACGAACTGATTGAGCAGATCCGCAGACTCTCGGTCGCTTTCCGTCTGGATGCCGACGCCGAGGCCGGCCAGCAGTTGAACAGGCTGCTCAAGCGCCTGAGCGACGAACAGACCGTGAGCGTGATCCGCGCCTTCACCTATTTCAGCCACCTGGTCAACCTGGCCGAGGATCGGCACCAGATCCGCCTGCACGCCGGGCACGAACGCGCTGGCGAGACCGAGGAAGACAGCATCGCCGCCGCGCTGACGCGCCTGCACGGCGCGGGCATCGCCAAGAGCGAGATCGCCGACACCCTGGCACAAAGTTATCTCTCGCCCGTGCTGACGGCCCACCCGACCGAGGTGCAGCGCAAGAGCATCCTGGACGCCGAGCGCGCCATCGCCCATCTGCTGGCCCAGCGCGACGAAATCAAGGCCCGCGCCGCGGGCGTGGACCCGCGCCGCGACAAGCTGACCCCGCGCGAACTCGCCGCCAATGAAGCCCTGCTGCGCGCACGCGTGCTGCAGCTCTGGCAGACACGCTTGGTGCGTGGCAGCAAACTGGCCGTGGCCGACGAAATCGACAACGCACTCAGCTATTACGAACCCACTTTCCTGCGCGAGATCCCGGCCATCTACGCCCAGCTGGAGGAAGCGCTGGACGCGCCCGTGCACGATTTCCTGCGCATGGGCCACTGGATCGGCGGCGACCGCGACGGCAACCCCAACGTCACGGCGCAAACCATGGAACAAGCCCTGGCGCGCCAGTCCGAGGTGGCCGTGCGGCACTACCTGCACGAGGTTCATCTGCTGGGCATGGAGCTCTCCGTGTCCGAGCGGCTGGTGGGTTGCAGCCCCGCGCTGCGCGCCCTGGCCGATGCCTCGCCCGACCAGAGCGCGCACCGCCAGGACGAACCGTACCGGCGCGCGCTGGTCCACATCTACGCCCGCCTGGCCGCGACGCTGCGGGCCGACGCCGACGCCGAGGCACCACACATGGCCCTCGCGCCACGCCCCCTCTACGCCAGCGCGGACGAGCTGCTGGCCGACCTGCGCACCATTGACAACTCCCTGAACGAGCGCCATGGGGGGCCGCTGGCGCAAACGCGCTTGCGCCCACTGATCCGCGCGGTCCAGGTCTTCGGTCTGCACCTCGCCACCCTGGACTTGCGGCAAAGCTCGGACAAGCACGAGGAAGTCATCACCGAACTGCTGCGCGTGGCGCGCATCGAGCCCCACTACGCCGCGCTGACCGAGGGCGCCAAGCGCAGCCTGCTGCTGCGGCTGTTGAATGAGGCTCGGCCGCTGCGCGTGGTCGGGGCGCGCTACAGCGACTGGACCCAGAGCGAACTGGCCGTCTTCGAAACGGCGCGTGCCCTGCGCGAGCGCTACGGCCAGGAAGCCATCCGGCACTACATCATCAGCCACACCGAGACCGTGAGCGACCTGCTCGAGGTGCTGCTGCTGCAGAAAGAAGTGGGCCTGCTGCAAGGCACGCAAAGCGGCACCCTCGACGACGTGCACTGCGTGGCCGGGCTCATCACGGTGCCGCTGTTCGAGACCATCGAGGACCTGCGCAACGCCGCGCCCATCATGCGCGACTACTACGCCCTGCCCGGCATCACCGCCCTGGTCGAACGCGGCGGCGAGCAGGACATCATGCTGGGCTACTCCGACAGCAATAAGGACGGCGGCATCTTCACCAGCAACTGGGAGCTGTACCGCGCCGAGACCGAGCTGGCCGCTCTATTCGATGGTCTTCCCCATGTAAAGATGCGCCTCTTCCATGGCCGCGGCGGCACCGTGGGACGCGGCGGCGGGCCGAGCTACCAGGCCATCCTGGCCCAACCCCCCGGCACGGTGCGCGGCCAGATCCGCCTGACCGAGCAAGGCGAAGTCATCGCCTCCAAGTACGCCAACCCCTTCATCGGCCGGCGCAACCTCGAAACCCTGGTCGCGGCCACTCTGGAAGCCACGTTGCTGCAACCCACCGAGGCCGCCGCGCCCGCCTGGCTGCGGGCGGCGGAGGAGCTCTCGCACGCCAGCATGGCGGCCTACCGCAAGCTGGTCTACGAAACACCGGGCTTCGCCGACTACTTCTTCAGCGCCACGCCCATCCGAGAGATTGCTGAGCTCAACATCGGCTCGCGCCCAACCTCGCGCAAGGCCACGCAGAAGATCGAAGACCTGCGCGCCATTCCCTGGGGCTTCAGCTGGGGCCAGAGCCGCATCAACCTGCCGGGCTGGTACGGCTTCGGCTTGGCCGTGAGCAGCTTCCTTGACGCCGAAGGCAGCAGCGCGCGCAAGACCCGCCTGGCCCTGCTGCGCAAGATGGCGCGCGAATGGCCCTTTCTGCGGACCCTGCTTTCCAACATGGACATGGCCCTGGCCAAGAGCGACCTGGCCCTGGGCTCACGCTACGCCGGGCTGGTCGACGCGCCGCTGCGCCGCAAGATCTACGCGCAAATCGAAGCCGAATGGCTGCGCACGACCGAGGCCCTCAGCCTGCTGACCGGCGACAAGGAGCGTCTGGCCGGCAACCCCGCGCTGCAACGCTCCATCCAGCACCGCCTGCCCTACATCGACCCGCTGCACCACCTGCAGGTCGAGCTGATGCGGCGACACCGCGCGGGCAAAGCCGACGACCCCCACACCCTAGACCGCCTGCGGCGCGGCATTCATATCTCGATCAACGGGATCGCGGCGGGTTTGCGCAACACGGGCTGA